The following proteins are encoded in a genomic region of Planococcus lenghuensis:
- a CDS encoding SDR family oxidoreductase: MRVLVIGANGKIGRHLIKILAQESDHTPKALIRKEEQKPYFDELGVETIVASLEGSVEDLATAMEGSDAVVFTAGSGGNTGPDKTLLIDLDGAAKAIEAAGKLNTGRFIMVSAIFADRREYWSESMAPYYVAKHHADNILRASGLNYTIVRPGGLLDEPGTGKVAIAHNLEAGSVPREDVARVLYHSLDNEKTYNKSFDLNSGKDDIKNALGSL, encoded by the coding sequence ATGAGAGTATTAGTAATCGGAGCAAACGGCAAAATTGGCCGTCATTTAATTAAAATCTTAGCGCAGGAAAGCGACCATACCCCAAAAGCGCTCATCCGGAAAGAAGAACAGAAACCGTATTTCGATGAGCTGGGCGTTGAAACGATTGTCGCCAGCCTCGAAGGCAGTGTTGAAGATCTCGCGACCGCAATGGAAGGTTCTGATGCCGTCGTCTTTACAGCTGGAAGCGGCGGGAATACCGGTCCGGATAAAACTCTGCTGATCGATTTGGACGGTGCAGCAAAGGCCATTGAAGCTGCCGGCAAATTGAATACCGGCCGATTTATCATGGTGAGTGCTATTTTTGCGGACCGACGGGAATACTGGTCGGAGTCCATGGCGCCTTATTATGTAGCAAAGCATCATGCCGATAACATTCTCCGGGCCAGCGGATTGAATTATACCATTGTGCGTCCCGGCGGATTGCTCGATGAACCAGGTACCGGAAAAGTAGCAATTGCTCATAACCTGGAAGCCGGATCGGTTCCACGGGAAGATGTCGCGCGTGTCCTATATCATTCGCTTGATAATGAGAAGACATATAACAAGTCCTTCGACCTAAATTCTGGCAAGGACGATATTAAAAATGCGCTGGGCAGCTTGTAA